A window of Caloranaerobacter sp. TR13 contains these coding sequences:
- a CDS encoding LysM peptidoglycan-binding domain-containing protein: MKNIRKILAGTLAVTIIGTSSSVFAWTYEVKPGDTYWKISQKYGISIGTLMKVNNANENTILYVGDKLNIPESEDFFYYVVKKGDTPYLISKKFGVKLDELLKINGLNSSSIIYPGDKLRIPINTNSSTNTDSNTNNTSTNASKSQSSINFETKTTKTYTTHIVQPGDDFWKISQKYGIPMYELMKVNNANDKTVLYVGDKLLIPVYNVSVMETVGEKYGEYLDWWKGVQYLIPIGAEFKVVDFYTGKSFMAKRTTGTNHADVETLTADDTKKLIEIWGGRFSWTRRPVIIEYKGRRIAASASGMPHAGNDNAPGGVYTSWRSGGYSGGVNLDYIKGNDMNGVFDIHFLNSTRHKDGKIDEKHQYCVKVAAGLIK, encoded by the coding sequence ATGAAAAACATAAGAAAAATTTTAGCAGGAACTTTAGCAGTAACAATTATTGGTACTTCATCAAGTGTTTTTGCTTGGACATATGAGGTTAAACCGGGAGATACCTATTGGAAAATCAGTCAGAAATATGGGATAAGTATAGGAACTCTAATGAAAGTAAACAATGCAAATGAAAATACCATATTATACGTTGGGGACAAGCTAAACATTCCAGAAAGTGAAGATTTTTTTTACTATGTAGTTAAAAAAGGTGATACTCCTTATCTTATTAGTAAAAAATTTGGTGTAAAATTAGACGAGCTATTAAAAATAAATGGTTTAAATAGTTCATCAATAATATATCCTGGAGATAAATTAAGGATACCTATTAATACTAATAGTAGTACTAATACTGATAGTAATACAAATAATACTAGTACTAATGCTAGCAAAAGTCAAAGTAGTATTAATTTTGAAACTAAAACTACAAAAACATATACGACGCATATTGTACAACCAGGAGATGATTTCTGGAAAATTAGTCAAAAATATGGTATTCCAATGTATGAGTTAATGAAAGTAAATAATGCAAATGATAAAACTGTATTATATGTTGGAGACAAATTGCTTATTCCGGTTTATAATGTTTCCGTTATGGAAACTGTGGGTGAAAAGTACGGTGAATATCTAGATTGGTGGAAAGGCGTACAATATCTTATTCCAATAGGAGCGGAGTTCAAAGTAGTCGATTTTTATACAGGAAAATCATTTATGGCTAAGAGAACTACAGGAACGAATCATGCAGATGTTGAGACTTTAACAGCTGATGATACTAAGAAGCTTATAGAAATTTGGGGAGGACGTTTTAGTTGGACTAGAAGACCAGTGATAATTGAATATAAAGGAAGAAGAATTGCAGCTAGTGCTTCTGGAATGCCTCATGCAGGAAATGATAATGCTCCAGGTGGTGTATATACTTCTTGGAGAAGTGGCGGCTACAGTGGAGGAGTTAACTTAGATTATATAAAGGGTAATGACATGAATGGAGTTTTTGATATACATTTTCTAAATAGTACAAGACATAAAGATGGAAAGATTGATGAAAAACATCAGTATTGTGTTAAAGTTGCAGCAGGATTAATTAAATAA